From Arcobacter sp. CECT 8983, the proteins below share one genomic window:
- a CDS encoding ABC transporter substrate-binding protein, which translates to MKKYLLTFLFIVNLFANNQSEQRIITLSPSLNEIVFALGSGKNIVANTKYCNYPEESRNIPKVGGYASISLEKMLKAKPTLVLAQNYDEQLLLNLKKLNLNYHSFKTDNLKSIKTTIKSVATLLGKEEKAKELILDIDKKLNEVSNIVKNKDILIVISPREDLQKSIYVTGNNLYFNDIIKASGNKNAYKSKSLAQPVVNVEKIIHMNPDIIILLAPYIHDNKISFKQLKKPWKKLPVKASKNDNIYIIDKEYAGIPSHRVVYFMEDFKDILVNVRDK; encoded by the coding sequence ATGAAAAAATATTTATTAACTTTTCTTTTTATTGTCAATCTTTTTGCTAATAATCAAAGTGAGCAAAGAATTATAACACTATCTCCTTCTTTAAATGAGATAGTGTTTGCTTTAGGAAGTGGTAAAAATATAGTTGCAAATACAAAGTATTGCAACTATCCAGAAGAGTCTAGAAATATACCTAAAGTTGGTGGTTATGCTTCAATATCATTAGAAAAAATGTTAAAAGCAAAACCAACTTTGGTTCTTGCTCAAAACTATGATGAACAACTTCTTTTAAATTTAAAGAAATTAAATTTAAATTATCACTCTTTTAAAACAGATAATTTAAAATCTATAAAAACTACTATAAAAAGTGTTGCAACGCTTTTAGGTAAAGAAGAAAAAGCAAAAGAACTAATTTTAGATATTGATAAAAAGTTAAATGAAGTTTCTAATATAGTAAAAAATAAAGATATCTTAATAGTAATTAGTCCAAGAGAAGATTTACAAAAGTCAATTTATGTAACAGGTAATAACCTGTATTTTAATGATATAATAAAAGCTTCAGGAAACAAAAATGCATACAAATCAAAAAGTCTTGCTCAACCTGTTGTAAATGTTGAGAAGATAATACATATGAATCCTGATATTATAATTTTACTTGCACCTTATATTCACGACAATAAGATTAGTTTTAAGCAGTTAAAAAAACCTTGGAAAAAACTCCCTGTAAAAGCAAGTAAAAATGATAATATTTATATTATAGATAAAGAGTATGCAGGAATTCCTAGTCACAGAGTAGTTTATTTTATGGAAGATTTTAAAGATATATTAGTAAATGTTAGAGATAAATAG
- a CDS encoding TonB-dependent receptor, protein MQKKTTCLSVVASLILATNLYSQTEQLSTIEISSSYLKSNEKTATFSTEIYTNDEIKKSKAKDIYDFLNSQTSINIAPSYGNSFTQKIDLRGYGIGDGYQNVVVSVNGRRINNIDMQPQLLSAIPLSNIKKIEIIKGSGSVQYGDGANAGVINIITNGKNDNYIMAHMGNDDTKGGTLSLGFNNENLIINALLDYSSTNGTREDSSNTKDSNHNRNRKVELIYFPTENLELRAGRTLSDMRLKYAGSLTKDEYKSNPNQSNGFTEQYFNSYLTTLGATYNLNKNYSFDVNYNREDKLSEFVGSSKSQYEYESFNASFNIKKDDYSIVLGTDTFDGDRISSSNITNKTNKSLFVSADYQVSKDLKFSAGMRREKVEYEYNPTSGNSLGTAEYLNAYDIGVNYSLSDSSSIFANYNRSYQTPDIDRFFSSSWTNIGGTWVQTVSSFNGFIEPAKVKNYTIGYSNIQKDNKLKISLFRSELTNEIYYYNVGGANKNTNIDKSHKYGLEIFDKYLINKNLYASINYSYIIAKIDNENEENGAYDGKDLPGVSKHNLTLNLGYTYKKLNTILSYTYRSSAYAANDFENNFEQKQEAYKSTDLNVSYDFKNIEVFAKVQNLFDEDNGLWIKDDSIYPVNFERTYYAGIKYKF, encoded by the coding sequence ATGCAAAAGAAAACTACATGTTTAAGCGTAGTTGCTTCGCTTATTTTAGCAACAAATCTTTATTCACAAACTGAACAATTATCAACTATTGAAATTTCATCTTCATATTTAAAATCAAATGAAAAAACAGCAACTTTTTCAACTGAAATATATACTAATGATGAAATAAAAAAATCAAAAGCTAAAGATATATATGATTTTTTAAATTCTCAAACTTCAATTAATATTGCACCTAGTTATGGTAATAGTTTTACACAAAAGATTGATTTACGTGGATATGGTATAGGTGATGGATATCAAAATGTTGTTGTATCAGTAAATGGAAGAAGAATTAATAATATAGATATGCAACCACAATTATTATCAGCTATTCCCCTTTCAAATATTAAAAAAATAGAAATTATAAAAGGAAGTGGTTCTGTTCAATATGGTGATGGAGCAAATGCAGGAGTTATAAATATTATAACAAATGGTAAAAATGACAACTATATTATGGCTCATATGGGTAATGATGATACAAAAGGAGGTACACTAAGTTTAGGTTTTAATAATGAAAATCTTATTATAAATGCTCTTTTAGATTATAGTTCTACAAATGGTACTAGAGAAGATAGTTCAAATACTAAAGATTCAAATCATAATAGAAATAGAAAAGTTGAACTAATCTATTTTCCCACTGAAAACTTAGAGTTAAGAGCAGGAAGAACACTTTCTGACATGCGTTTAAAATATGCAGGTTCTTTAACAAAAGATGAATATAAAAGTAATCCAAATCAATCAAATGGTTTTACTGAACAATATTTCAATAGTTATTTAACAACTTTAGGTGCAACATATAATTTAAATAAAAATTATTCATTTGATGTAAACTATAATAGAGAAGACAAATTAAGTGAATTTGTTGGAAGTTCAAAGTCTCAATATGAATATGAATCATTTAATGCTTCATTTAATATCAAAAAAGATGATTATTCTATTGTTTTGGGGACTGATACTTTTGATGGAGATAGAATAAGTTCATCTAATATTACAAATAAAACAAATAAATCTTTATTTGTATCTGCTGATTATCAAGTTTCAAAAGATTTAAAGTTTTCAGCAGGTATGAGAAGAGAAAAAGTAGAGTATGAATATAATCCAACAAGTGGAAATAGTTTAGGTACAGCTGAATATTTAAATGCTTATGATATTGGTGTTAATTATTCTTTATCTGATTCTTCATCTATTTTTGCAAATTATAATAGATCTTATCAAACACCAGATATTGATAGATTTTTTTCTTCAAGTTGGACTAATATTGGTGGTACATGGGTTCAGACAGTATCTTCATTTAATGGTTTTATTGAGCCAGCTAAAGTAAAAAATTATACTATTGGATATAGTAATATTCAAAAAGACAATAAACTTAAAATATCACTTTTTAGAAGTGAATTGACTAATGAAATCTATTATTACAATGTGGGTGGAGCAAATAAAAACACAAACATTGATAAATCTCATAAATATGGATTAGAGATTTTTGATAAATATTTAATAAATAAAAATTTATATGCTTCAATTAATTATTCTTATATTATTGCAAAAATAGATAATGAAAATGAAGAAAATGGAGCTTACGATGGTAAAGATTTACCAGGAGTATCTAAACATAATCTTACATTAAATTTAGGATATACTTACAAGAAATTAAATACAATTTTATCTTATACTTATAGAAGTAGTGCATATGCTGCAAATGATTTTGAAAATAATTTTGAGCAGAAACAAGAAGCATATAAATCAACAGATTTAAATGTTTCATACGACTTTAAAAATATAGAAGTTTTTGCAAAAGTGCAAAACTTATTTGATGAAGACAATGGTTTATGGATAAAAGATGATTCTATTTATCCTGTTAACTTTGAAAGAACATATTATGCAGGAATAAAATACAAATTTTAA
- a CDS encoding iron ABC transporter permease: MSSMKSLAYILSFILIFSSCFIGETTISLNEIFDSSTTSYMIFWELRVPRVILAFFVGAVLSLSGLIFQTIFKNILITPYTLGIASGTTLFTAISIVFFPMVALYISGILGSFITIFILYFISKQINKNATFASTNSILLIGIALSFFYSSALMLIFFLSTLQENYSIVRFTLGSLDVVGYNSSIAVFLVALILLVVSIIKRKEIKLLLLSNDIAFLKGLNVNRLNLILLMTISLSVGVCISFVGPIGFVGLIIPHILRLIYKQSADKLILPVFFYGGVFLVLSDLISRVLNTASSLPIGVITSFIGAPFFVYLLFRKHKKEN; encoded by the coding sequence ATGAGTTCAATGAAGTCTTTAGCTTATATTTTAAGTTTTATTTTGATTTTTTCTTCATGTTTTATTGGAGAAACCACAATTTCTTTAAATGAAATATTTGATAGTTCAACTACTTCATATATGATATTTTGGGAACTTAGAGTTCCAAGAGTAATCTTAGCCTTTTTTGTTGGAGCTGTTTTAAGTCTTAGTGGTCTTATTTTTCAAACTATTTTTAAAAATATTTTAATAACACCATATACTTTAGGAATAGCAAGTGGAACAACACTTTTTACAGCTATTTCAATAGTATTTTTTCCTATGGTAGCTCTTTATATTTCAGGTATATTAGGCTCTTTTATCACTATTTTTATTCTATATTTTATTTCGAAACAGATAAACAAAAATGCAACTTTTGCCTCAACTAATTCCATTCTTCTAATAGGTATTGCCTTATCGTTTTTTTATTCCTCTGCTTTGATGTTGATATTCTTTTTAAGTACTCTACAAGAGAACTATTCAATTGTAAGGTTTACCCTTGGAAGTCTTGATGTAGTAGGGTATAACAGCTCAATAGCCGTATTTTTGGTTGCACTTATTCTTTTAGTAGTATCTATAATAAAAAGAAAAGAGATAAAACTTTTACTTCTTTCAAATGATATCGCGTTTTTAAAAGGACTAAATGTAAATAGATTAAATCTAATACTTCTTATGACTATCTCTTTATCAGTTGGAGTATGTATTAGTTTTGTTGGTCCAATTGGCTTTGTAGGGCTTATTATTCCTCATATTTTAAGACTTATTTACAAACAAAGTGCCGATAAGCTTATTTTGCCAGTATTTTTTTATGGTGGTGTTTTTTTAGTACTTTCAGATTTGATTTCAAGGGTTTTAAATACAGCTTCATCTTTACCTATTGGAGTGATTACTTCATTTATAGGTGCGCCATTTTTTGTATATTTATTATTTAGAAAACATAAAAAAGAAAACTAA
- a CDS encoding ABC transporter ATP-binding protein: MLEINSFSNHILKDISFSLKENENLIILGANGAGKSTLAKVLSNLISNDKVTLQNKNIISLDDNQRAKLINYIPPKLEVFDEYISVYEFLELSFIDNIDKEKIDKTISLLKLDKIKNRACNALSSGEKQLLLLASSIIHNAKITIFDELTANMDITRVKEAFEIFNSQYLQQKIIITHNLDLAFHLKYKVLYLEDGKLKFFGESSEFFSKEILEKFYHNCLEVVNNHLVVKL; the protein is encoded by the coding sequence ATGTTAGAGATAAATAGTTTTTCAAATCATATTTTAAAAGATATTTCATTTTCTTTAAAAGAGAATGAAAACCTTATAATCCTTGGTGCCAATGGAGCAGGGAAGTCAACTTTAGCTAAAGTTCTTTCAAATCTTATCTCAAATGATAAAGTAACACTTCAAAATAAAAATATCATTTCTTTAGATGATAATCAAAGAGCAAAACTAATAAACTATATTCCACCTAAACTTGAAGTATTTGATGAATATATCTCAGTTTATGAATTTTTAGAACTATCTTTTATAGATAATATAGATAAAGAAAAAATTGATAAAACAATTTCTTTACTAAAACTAGATAAAATCAAAAATAGAGCTTGTAATGCTCTAAGCTCTGGGGAAAAACAGCTTTTATTACTTGCTTCAAGTATTATTCATAATGCTAAGATTACTATCTTTGATGAGTTAACAGCAAATATGGATATCACAAGAGTAAAAGAGGCTTTTGAGATTTTTAACTCACAATATTTACAACAAAAGATAATCATAACTCACAATTTAGACCTAGCTTTTCATTTAAAATACAAAGTTTTATATTTAGAAGATGGAAAACTTAAGTTCTTTGGAGAAAGTTCTGAATTTTTTTCAAAAGAGATTTTAGAAAAGTTTTATCACAACTGTTTAGAAGTAGTAAATAATCACTTGGTGGTAAAACTATGA
- a CDS encoding TonB-dependent siderophore receptor: MNIKRILKLSLISLMASQYLYSEEVTKNLDDKKDAISLPTVTINARKETEDAKELPFSIFVIDGKDIREKGFFSIEEVLRATPGVSINTSGGANVSSISIRGVGALYPLSMDDASVAVNIDGSPTSSRHLSLATFDVEQIEILKGPQGTLFGGLGGAGAINITTKKPTQYTEGYFQSEVAEKEHKVDLAIGGPLSESLSARIAIHQSSYEYPIKNIQTKEAVSEPNLLGVRGSLLWDISDDTSALLTIEHQKSKHMGENIVLQPYNDDPKMDLTPGIYDNSYKELDKQSLQIKHRFKNSQLTSISSYSDVYNISPVVFDHLVYKAMMGSSNEYWREQESSDKVFTQDLRLSSLSGNDIFWVVGASFLDSDRTYNHSRMGGANFVVYPGNHQFRNFDTKRYGIYAESTIPINDKWKITAGVRQTWDYKKYNATYTESFNSVYDDDELNDNFTTGRLGVTYALDEDSNLYATVSKGYNPGGFQDYGENKGDAKYEAGSIYSAEFGIKSELLDNQLRIDSSVFYTSVKDNYMIDSTGVSSFVVNADTRSIGYELAFNWLINEQFNLSGNFAYTNATIRDYVNNSLGGPVNVGNKVPDTPKFQSTISLAYQTVLPKIKILNSSVKLNTRLDYSYMSKRAADVQNHYDLDAYNRVDMHVGLISGNKELYVYGKNIFDEYYDLYGFYDNATSVKYGAPSKGRIIGLGFKYTF, encoded by the coding sequence ATGAATATAAAAAGGATATTAAAACTATCACTAATATCTCTTATGGCAAGTCAATATTTATATTCTGAAGAAGTAACAAAAAATTTAGATGATAAAAAAGATGCAATCAGCCTACCCACTGTCACAATAAATGCAAGAAAAGAAACTGAAGATGCAAAAGAATTACCTTTTAGCATTTTTGTGATAGATGGAAAAGACATTAGAGAAAAAGGTTTTTTTAGTATCGAGGAGGTCTTGCGAGCAACGCCAGGTGTTAGTATAAACACCTCAGGTGGAGCAAATGTTTCAAGTATATCGATTCGTGGAGTAGGAGCACTATATCCACTTAGTATGGATGATGCTTCTGTGGCTGTTAATATTGATGGTTCACCTACAAGTTCTAGGCATTTATCATTAGCCACTTTTGATGTAGAACAAATAGAGATTTTAAAAGGACCACAAGGTACACTTTTTGGAGGTTTAGGTGGTGCAGGAGCAATAAATATTACAACAAAAAAACCCACACAATATACAGAAGGGTACTTTCAAAGTGAAGTTGCAGAAAAAGAACATAAAGTAGATTTGGCAATAGGTGGACCTTTAAGTGAATCTTTAAGTGCACGTATTGCAATACATCAATCCTCATATGAATATCCAATTAAAAATATTCAAACAAAAGAAGCAGTTTCAGAACCAAACCTTTTAGGTGTTAGAGGTAGTTTACTTTGGGATATTTCTGATGATACATCAGCTTTATTAACCATAGAACACCAAAAAAGTAAGCACATGGGAGAAAATATAGTTTTACAACCATATAATGATGACCCCAAGATGGATTTAACTCCAGGTATTTATGACAATAGTTATAAAGAGTTAGACAAACAATCTCTTCAAATAAAACATAGATTTAAAAATAGTCAATTAACGTCTATTTCTTCTTATTCTGATGTTTATAATATTTCACCTGTAGTTTTTGATCATCTTGTTTATAAAGCGATGATGGGCTCTTCTAATGAGTATTGGAGAGAACAAGAATCTTCTGATAAAGTATTTACTCAAGATTTAAGACTTTCTTCTTTATCAGGTAATGATATTTTTTGGGTAGTAGGAGCCAGTTTTTTAGATTCGGATAGAACATATAATCACTCTCGTATGGGTGGTGCAAACTTTGTAGTATACCCAGGAAATCATCAATTTAGAAATTTTGATACAAAAAGGTATGGAATATATGCAGAAAGTACAATTCCAATAAATGATAAATGGAAAATTACAGCAGGAGTTAGACAAACTTGGGATTATAAAAAATATAATGCCACTTATACTGAAAGTTTCAATAGTGTTTATGATGATGACGAACTAAATGATAATTTTACAACAGGACGGCTGGGAGTAACTTATGCTTTAGATGAAGATTCAAATCTTTATGCAACTGTTTCAAAAGGGTATAACCCAGGAGGATTTCAAGATTATGGAGAAAATAAAGGAGATGCAAAATATGAAGCTGGAAGTATCTACTCAGCTGAATTTGGTATAAAATCAGAACTTTTGGATAATCAATTAAGAATTGATAGTTCGGTTTTTTATACCAGTGTAAAAGATAACTATATGATTGATAGTACAGGTGTTTCTTCTTTTGTAGTAAATGCTGACACTCGAAGTATAGGATATGAATTAGCTTTTAACTGGTTAATCAATGAACAATTTAATCTATCAGGAAACTTTGCTTATACCAATGCAACAATCAGAGATTATGTAAACAATTCTTTAGGTGGTCCTGTTAATGTTGGTAATAAAGTTCCAGATACCCCTAAGTTTCAAAGTACAATTTCTTTAGCATATCAAACAGTATTACCAAAAATAAAAATTTTAAATTCTAGTGTTAAATTAAATACCAGATTAGATTATAGCTACATGTCTAAAAGAGCGGCGGATGTACAAAACCATTATGATTTAGATGCTTATAATAGAGTTGATATGCATGTTGGTTTAATTTCAGGAAATAAAGAACTTTATGTTTACGGTAAAAATATTTTTGATGAATATTATGATTTATACGGATTTTACGATAATGCAACTTCTGTAAAATATGGTGCACCATCAAAAGGACGAATTATAGGTTTAGGATTTAAATATACTTTTTAG